One part of the Clostridium thermosuccinogenes genome encodes these proteins:
- a CDS encoding YkuS family protein: protein MFSIVIAVQQGLDDIKNALRSRGYQVVDLEGYKYPIDAMIYSGRSFQLSHITSNNFQQMNTGSRDNYGILLINAMGKSIDEIERILTSRSYTPLF from the coding sequence GTGTTTTCTATAGTTATAGCAGTTCAACAAGGCCTAGATGATATAAAGAATGCTTTAAGGAGCAGAGGATACCAGGTGGTAGACCTGGAAGGATACAAATATCCGATTGATGCGATGATATATTCAGGCAGGTCTTTCCAGTTATCTCATATAACCTCCAACAACTTTCAGCAGATGAATACCGGCTCAAGGGACAACTATGGTATTCTTTTGATAAACGCTATGGGAAAAAGCATTGATGAAATTGAAAGAATTCTGACTTCCAGGAGCTATACTCCTCTGTTTTAA
- a CDS encoding histidinol-phosphatase HisJ family protein yields the protein MFDCHVHSSFSGDSEMPAEAACEKAIEVGLDGIAFTDHTDIDFPGSDFDFMIDYDEYFEFMDKLAKKYEGRLKVLKGIEAGIQPHVMDDTSKIIKNYDFDFVIGSIHVVDGKDTYKPSYFEGLSKHEAYSKDLKAIAWMVKEFDDFDIAGHFDYIIRKAPYEDRNLRYCEFSDIFDEIFKSLIAKGKGFEVNTSSFREYKGIITPVYDIDILKRYHELGGEIITFGSDSHTTEYLGYKFDFYKCVLQEIGFKYVAHYEKRKPVFEKIDA from the coding sequence ATGTTTGACTGCCATGTCCACAGCAGTTTTTCTGGTGACAGTGAAATGCCGGCGGAAGCCGCATGTGAAAAAGCTATAGAAGTAGGCTTAGATGGAATTGCCTTTACCGACCATACGGACATTGATTTCCCTGGTTCTGATTTTGATTTTATGATTGACTATGACGAATATTTTGAGTTCATGGATAAATTAGCAAAAAAGTACGAAGGTCGGCTTAAAGTTTTAAAAGGCATAGAAGCTGGAATTCAACCTCATGTAATGGATGATACTTCAAAGATCATCAAAAATTATGACTTTGATTTTGTGATCGGTTCCATCCATGTTGTCGATGGAAAAGATACGTACAAACCTTCATATTTTGAGGGATTAAGCAAGCATGAGGCTTACTCAAAGGATTTGAAGGCTATTGCCTGGATGGTGAAGGAATTTGACGATTTTGATATAGCCGGGCATTTTGACTATATAATCAGAAAAGCTCCTTATGAAGACAGGAATTTGAGATACTGCGAATTCTCAGATATCTTTGATGAGATTTTCAAAAGCCTGATAGCCAAGGGAAAAGGCTTTGAAGTCAATACATCCTCTTTCCGGGAGTATAAAGGAATTATCACCCCGGTGTATGATATAGACATATTGAAACGTTATCACGAGCTGGGCGGTGAAATAATCACTTTTGGTTCCGATTCCCACACCACTGAGTATTTAGGCTATAAATTTGATTTCTATAAATGTGTGCTTCAAGAGATCGGATTCAAGTATGTAGCTCATTATGAAAAGAGAAAACCTGTGTTTGAAAAGATAGATGCTTAA
- a CDS encoding class I mannose-6-phosphate isomerase: MTYHYPSKNNFDLRPCIVVNDKKEDVIVGNSNLAELIKNQIKQGNRIFVYDLYPGVDKESLISLLRVLNHKLLIDTDTCKRSEDELYRMFDQNITDDRVFGYMVNSRLETCFDENKVAQVKSLLEQSKNEVIFIIGVGASLFAKADVHYYFDVTRWEIQLRFRKGSPNWLFNNPDAPVLTKYKIGFFIEWRLADTHKEENFASVDYWVDANISSELKAIDKKSFYAAFEKISKEPFRMEPYFDKSVWGGQWMKNMLGVDGDEENYGWSFDGVPEENCVRFSFGGNTIVFPALNLVKLFPRELLGDKVYNAYGADFPIRFDMLDTFEGGNLSLQVHPTRDYIKNTFGLKNYTQDESYYILDATENSCVYIGLKEGIDKEAMIADLEAANRGEIMFDAEKYVNKIPVKKHDHVLIPAGTVHCSGKDTHVLEISVTPYIFTFKLWDWGKIGLDGLPRPVHINHGKKNIKWERDTNWVLDNLIHQEKVLHKDEHCLIERTGLHEYEMIDTLRYTFDENAEITLNDSVAVINLVEGTEAFIKSVDGSWEPKTMHYCETFVIPAHVKKFIVESPKKETLRVIVATIR, encoded by the coding sequence ATGACTTACCATTACCCATCGAAGAATAACTTTGATTTAAGGCCCTGTATTGTTGTCAATGATAAGAAGGAAGATGTTATTGTCGGCAATAGCAATCTGGCAGAATTGATCAAAAATCAAATAAAACAAGGAAATAGAATTTTCGTTTACGATTTATATCCCGGAGTTGATAAGGAAAGCTTAATTTCACTTTTAAGAGTATTAAATCATAAGCTTTTAATTGATACGGATACCTGCAAGCGTTCAGAGGACGAATTGTATAGGATGTTTGATCAGAACATCACAGACGACCGTGTATTTGGCTATATGGTCAACAGCAGGCTGGAAACCTGCTTTGATGAGAATAAAGTTGCTCAGGTAAAGTCGCTCCTTGAGCAAAGCAAGAATGAAGTTATCTTTATAATAGGTGTTGGCGCCAGTCTTTTTGCCAAAGCTGACGTTCATTATTATTTTGACGTCACCCGTTGGGAGATTCAGTTAAGATTTCGTAAAGGGAGCCCCAACTGGCTGTTCAACAATCCGGATGCCCCGGTTCTAACCAAGTACAAGATAGGGTTTTTTATAGAATGGAGACTGGCGGATACCCATAAAGAAGAAAATTTTGCATCAGTTGATTATTGGGTTGATGCTAATATAAGCAGTGAATTAAAAGCTATTGATAAAAAATCTTTTTATGCCGCCTTTGAAAAGATATCGAAAGAGCCTTTCAGGATGGAGCCTTATTTTGATAAAAGCGTTTGGGGCGGTCAATGGATGAAAAACATGTTGGGCGTCGATGGAGATGAGGAGAACTACGGATGGTCCTTTGATGGTGTGCCGGAAGAAAATTGCGTGAGGTTTTCCTTTGGAGGAAATACCATAGTATTTCCAGCCCTGAACCTGGTAAAATTGTTCCCCAGAGAACTTCTGGGTGACAAAGTTTATAATGCTTATGGCGCTGACTTTCCCATAAGGTTTGATATGCTGGATACCTTTGAGGGTGGCAATCTATCATTACAGGTTCATCCCACCAGGGATTATATAAAGAATACTTTTGGGTTAAAGAACTATACCCAGGACGAAAGCTATTATATCCTGGATGCCACAGAAAACAGCTGTGTATATATCGGACTCAAGGAAGGAATCGACAAGGAAGCAATGATTGCCGATCTTGAAGCAGCAAACCGTGGCGAGATCATGTTTGATGCCGAAAAATACGTTAACAAAATACCGGTAAAAAAGCATGATCATGTATTAATTCCGGCAGGAACTGTACACTGCTCAGGCAAGGATACCCATGTCCTTGAAATAAGCGTTACTCCATATATCTTCACCTTTAAGCTATGGGATTGGGGGAAAATTGGGCTTGATGGTCTCCCAAGACCGGTTCATATAAATCATGGAAAGAAAAATATCAAGTGGGAACGGGATACGAATTGGGTACTAGACAATTTAATTCATCAGGAAAAAGTATTGCATAAGGATGAACATTGCTTAATAGAGAGAACAGGATTGCATGAATATGAAATGATTGATACCCTGCGTTATACTTTTGATGAGAATGCAGAGATAACGCTTAATGATTCTGTTGCCGTAATTAACCTTGTGGAAGGTACGGAAGCTTTTATCAAAAGCGTTGATGGGAGTTGGGAACCAAAAACAATGCATTACTGTGAAACCTTTGTAATTCCCGCCCATGTTAAAAAGTTTATTGTCGAATCCCCTAAAAAAGAGACATTGCGTGTAATTGTGGCCACCATAAGATAG
- the nifS gene encoding cysteine desulfurase NifS, with amino-acid sequence MGNRSVYLDHAATTAVKPEVLEEMIPYFTEKYGNPSSIYSIGRESKKAIDEARDKVAAALGAKPQEIFFTGSGTEADNWAIKGIAYTNRHKGNHIITTAIEHHAVLHTCQYLESDGFEVTYLPVDKDGLVTPEQVRDAIKPNTILITIMFANNEIGTIQPIAEIGKIAREKGIYFHTDAVQAVGNIPINVEELNVDLLSLSAHKFYGPKGVGALYIRKGTKINSFIHGGAQERGRRASTESVANIVGMGKAIELATANLEEYNKKLIALRDRTIDEVMKKIPFVKLNGHREKRLPGNVNFSFEFIEGESLLLMLDMKGIAASSGSACTSGSLDPSHVLLAIGLPHEIAHGSLRITFGEENTDEDIDYLMEVLPDIVNRLREMSPLYEKAVKGE; translated from the coding sequence ATGGGAAACAGATCTGTATATTTGGATCATGCAGCTACAACTGCTGTAAAACCTGAAGTTCTTGAAGAAATGATTCCATATTTTACAGAAAAGTATGGCAATCCTTCTTCTATATATTCCATAGGCCGTGAAAGCAAGAAGGCCATCGATGAGGCCAGAGACAAGGTTGCTGCCGCACTGGGAGCCAAACCCCAGGAGATATTCTTCACCGGTTCCGGCACTGAAGCCGACAACTGGGCTATAAAAGGCATTGCCTATACCAACAGGCATAAGGGCAACCATATAATTACAACAGCCATTGAGCACCATGCTGTGCTTCATACATGCCAGTACCTGGAAAGCGACGGTTTTGAGGTTACATACCTGCCTGTGGACAAGGACGGTCTGGTCACGCCGGAACAGGTCAGGGATGCCATAAAACCTAACACAATCCTCATTACTATCATGTTTGCCAATAACGAGATAGGCACTATTCAGCCTATAGCTGAAATCGGCAAAATCGCCAGGGAAAAGGGCATTTATTTTCATACCGATGCGGTACAAGCTGTCGGCAATATTCCAATAAATGTAGAAGAGCTCAATGTTGACCTTTTATCCCTTTCCGCCCATAAATTTTATGGACCCAAAGGGGTTGGAGCCCTTTATATAAGAAAGGGAACAAAAATCAACTCTTTCATTCATGGAGGCGCTCAGGAAAGAGGCAGAAGAGCAAGCACTGAAAGTGTTGCAAACATTGTAGGCATGGGAAAAGCTATTGAACTGGCCACAGCAAATCTCGAGGAATATAATAAAAAGCTTATAGCCTTAAGGGACAGAACCATAGATGAAGTAATGAAAAAAATACCGTTTGTTAAATTGAACGGTCATAGAGAAAAGAGGCTTCCGGGCAATGTCAATTTCTCTTTTGAGTTCATAGAAGGAGAATCACTGCTGCTCATGCTGGATATGAAAGGCATCGCAGCCTCCAGCGGTTCGGCATGTACTTCCGGATCCTTAGACCCGTCCCATGTGCTGCTTGCAATAGGTTTGCCCCATGAGATAGCTCATGGTTCTTTGAGGATTACCTTTGGTGAGGAAAATACGGATGAAGATATTGATTACCTGATGGAGGTTCTGCCGGACATAGTAAATAGGCTTAGGGAGATGTCTCCATTATATGAAAAAGCCGTGAAAGGGGAATAA
- the larA gene encoding nickel-dependent lactate racemase: MHFKYGYGRTYKEFDINDENILMELRQNHVDIKLTGADEVKRALDNPIGTDRLSKIIKPGEKVAIITSDITRPMPSKIVLPLILEELREAGVKYEDITVVFALGSHRKHTEEEKKYLVGEDVYNKVQCVDSDPSDFVHMGVTSRGTPVDIFSAVAKADRRICLGNIEFHYFAGYSGGAKAIMPGVSTRAAIQANHSAMVKNEARAGAMDDNPVRLDIEEVVQFVPIDFILNVVLDEKKNIIKAVAGHHVHAHREGCKFLDSLYKVEIPQKADIVITTPGGYPKDINLYQAQKALDNSKHAVRDGGIVILLASCTEGLGEEVFERWLLNADSPDSMISDIQKNFELGGHKAAAIALVQKKAKIYLVSDLEKDFVRKLFMEPFDDISEALESAFNELGQDAKVLLMPYGGSTLPYVKA, encoded by the coding sequence ATGCATTTTAAGTATGGGTATGGGAGGACATATAAAGAATTTGACATTAATGATGAAAACATCCTTATGGAATTGAGGCAAAACCATGTGGATATCAAGCTTACAGGGGCCGATGAAGTAAAAAGGGCACTGGACAACCCGATTGGCACAGATCGTCTGTCCAAAATAATAAAGCCGGGTGAAAAAGTCGCTATAATTACCAGCGATATTACAAGGCCAATGCCAAGCAAAATCGTGCTTCCATTGATTCTGGAAGAGCTGAGGGAAGCAGGGGTAAAATATGAAGACATAACTGTGGTATTTGCTTTGGGAAGCCATAGAAAACATACGGAGGAAGAAAAAAAATATCTGGTGGGAGAAGATGTATACAATAAGGTTCAGTGTGTAGACAGTGACCCCTCGGATTTTGTGCATATGGGTGTAACATCCAGAGGCACTCCGGTAGATATTTTCAGTGCCGTAGCAAAAGCCGATAGAAGAATATGCCTGGGCAATATCGAATTTCATTACTTTGCCGGATACAGCGGAGGAGCAAAGGCGATAATGCCTGGCGTTTCTACCAGGGCTGCAATCCAGGCCAATCACAGCGCAATGGTAAAGAATGAGGCCAGAGCCGGAGCTATGGATGATAATCCTGTCCGCCTTGATATCGAAGAGGTTGTGCAGTTCGTACCTATAGATTTCATATTGAATGTGGTTCTGGATGAAAAGAAAAACATAATCAAAGCCGTTGCCGGACACCATGTGCACGCTCACAGGGAAGGATGCAAATTTCTTGACAGCTTATATAAAGTGGAAATACCTCAAAAGGCCGATATCGTCATAACCACACCGGGAGGTTATCCTAAGGATATTAATTTGTACCAGGCTCAGAAAGCCCTGGATAATTCAAAACATGCCGTAAGAGATGGAGGCATTGTGATTTTGCTGGCATCCTGCACTGAAGGCTTAGGAGAAGAGGTCTTTGAAAGATGGCTTCTTAATGCTGATTCTCCGGACAGCATGATAAGCGATATACAGAAGAATTTCGAACTGGGCGGACACAAGGCAGCTGCAATAGCCCTCGTACAGAAAAAGGCAAAAATATACCTGGTATCCGATCTGGAAAAAGATTTTGTCAGGAAGCTCTTTATGGAGCCCTTTGATGACATAAGCGAAGCATTGGAATCAGCCTTTAATGAGTTGGGTCAGGATGCAAAAGTTTTGCTCATGCCCTATGGAGGTTCAACCCTTCCTTATGTCAAAGCATAG
- a CDS encoding RrF2 family transcriptional regulator produces MKLSTKGRYGVKAMLDIAIHSSEGQVSLKSIAERQEISENYLEQLFATLKKSGLVKSVRGAQGGYYLAGKPEEISIGSILRALEGSLAPVDCVLEENAQSCTRADNCVTKLIWEKMRDKINEAVDSISLKDLVQEYNKLNNKDNYMYYI; encoded by the coding sequence ATGAAGCTATCAACCAAGGGAAGATATGGGGTTAAGGCTATGCTGGACATTGCAATCCACTCGTCGGAAGGTCAGGTTTCATTGAAAAGCATAGCTGAAAGGCAAGAAATCTCAGAGAATTACCTTGAACAGTTATTTGCAACATTAAAAAAATCCGGGCTTGTAAAAAGCGTCAGAGGAGCACAGGGTGGATATTATCTGGCCGGGAAACCCGAAGAAATATCCATAGGTTCTATACTTCGCGCTCTGGAAGGTTCACTTGCTCCTGTGGATTGCGTGCTGGAGGAAAATGCCCAAAGCTGTACAAGGGCGGATAACTGCGTTACAAAGCTAATATGGGAAAAGATGAGGGACAAAATAAATGAGGCTGTTGATTCCATCAGTCTCAAGGATCTTGTTCAGGAGTATAATAAGCTTAACAACAAGGACAACTATATGTATTATATCTAG
- a CDS encoding ROK family protein: MLYDILLDVGGTGIKGGYYNTGKNILSDSYNFISNSDKEKDVIIKHFITICGRIWGQIHDDNKRIRSIRMAFPGPFDYGKGISKIKGLAKYESLYSVSIPDEMIHLGIKENYDFIPRSNNDFQFVNDVEAYALGAMNKRNLYQGYRVIYVCIGTGCGSAFSIDGQISTDRSQGIPENGWIYSLPFKDMVIDEYISARGINKLALRYCNQALSPLELSKIAENGNKEAIQAYKEFGDDLAAALLPLLKQFKANTLVIGGNISRSSDLFISPLKESCKALGVDLIIESDTSRLTMLGLTTL, encoded by the coding sequence ATGTTATATGACATACTCTTGGATGTTGGCGGAACAGGTATAAAGGGTGGCTATTATAATACCGGAAAAAATATTCTTTCGGATTCCTATAATTTTATTTCAAATTCTGACAAAGAAAAGGATGTAATAATAAAACACTTTATCACTATTTGTGGTAGGATATGGGGGCAAATCCATGACGATAATAAAAGAATCCGAAGCATCAGGATGGCTTTCCCCGGTCCTTTTGATTACGGCAAAGGCATATCCAAAATAAAAGGACTTGCCAAGTATGAGAGCTTATATTCGGTATCTATTCCCGATGAGATGATCCATCTGGGCATCAAGGAAAATTATGATTTTATACCGAGAAGCAATAATGATTTTCAATTTGTCAATGATGTAGAAGCTTATGCCCTTGGTGCTATGAACAAAAGAAATTTATATCAAGGATATCGAGTGATATATGTTTGCATAGGTACAGGTTGTGGTTCCGCATTTTCGATAGACGGTCAGATATCTACCGATCGGTCACAAGGAATCCCTGAAAACGGATGGATATATTCATTACCCTTTAAGGATATGGTAATTGATGAATATATTTCTGCGCGCGGAATCAACAAGCTGGCCTTAAGGTATTGCAACCAAGCTCTTTCTCCTTTAGAATTAAGCAAGATAGCTGAAAATGGAAACAAAGAAGCTATCCAGGCTTATAAAGAATTTGGAGATGATCTAGCTGCAGCGCTCTTGCCTTTATTGAAGCAATTTAAGGCTAATACATTAGTGATTGGTGGAAATATAAGCCGTTCAAGCGATTTGTTTATTTCACCGCTGAAGGAGAGCTGCAAAGCTTTGGGGGTTGATCTTATTATTGAAAGTGATACGTCAAGGCTTACAATGTTAGGATTGACCACTCTATAA
- the mnmA gene encoding tRNA 2-thiouridine(34) synthase MnmA produces MTKKKVMVGMSGGVDSSVAAAILLEKGYDVIGATLQIWPDMDEELKRTEGGCCSLSAVDDARRVANRLGIPYYVLNFKEVFNDSVIEYFKDEYLKGRTPNPCIACNRHVKFEAMLNKAVSMGIDYVATGHYAKIEYDEGKKRFLLKKSVTDRKDQTYALYNLTQDQLSRTLFPIGDYNKEDVRKIAREIGLTVATKPDSQEICFVDDNDYGRFIRENTDAEIKPGDFVDTKGNVLGKHKGIVYYTVGQRKGLGISFGKPVYVVGIDAKNNRVILGDETEVFSDTLIAGDLNFISIEKLEGEMRVKAKIRYSAKEADALIMPYDSGRVKVVFDQPQRAITPGQSVVFYDGDTVVGGGVIES; encoded by the coding sequence ATGACTAAAAAGAAGGTTATGGTTGGTATGAGCGGCGGCGTTGATAGTTCAGTAGCTGCCGCTATATTATTGGAAAAAGGTTATGATGTAATTGGTGCAACCCTTCAGATATGGCCTGATATGGATGAAGAACTCAAAAGGACGGAGGGAGGATGCTGCTCCCTGTCTGCTGTGGATGATGCGAGAAGGGTTGCCAATAGGCTGGGGATACCTTACTATGTACTGAATTTCAAGGAAGTTTTCAATGACAGCGTTATAGAGTATTTCAAGGATGAGTATCTCAAAGGACGCACCCCCAATCCATGCATTGCTTGCAACAGACATGTAAAGTTTGAAGCCATGCTGAATAAAGCCGTATCGATGGGCATAGATTATGTTGCCACAGGCCATTATGCCAAAATTGAATATGATGAAGGGAAAAAAAGATTCCTCCTGAAAAAGTCGGTGACCGACAGGAAGGATCAAACTTATGCCCTTTATAATCTTACCCAGGACCAGCTATCGAGAACCCTTTTTCCCATAGGGGATTATAACAAGGAGGATGTCAGAAAGATTGCCAGGGAAATTGGACTGACAGTGGCAACCAAGCCTGACAGCCAGGAAATCTGCTTCGTGGATGATAATGATTACGGCAGGTTTATAAGGGAAAATACCGATGCTGAAATTAAGCCCGGGGATTTTGTAGATACCAAGGGGAATGTGCTGGGAAAGCACAAAGGTATAGTATATTACACCGTAGGACAAAGAAAAGGTTTGGGAATCAGCTTTGGAAAACCGGTTTATGTTGTAGGAATTGACGCAAAAAACAACAGGGTTATCCTGGGGGATGAGACCGAAGTCTTTTCCGATACCCTAATTGCCGGAGATTTAAATTTCATTTCCATAGAAAAGCTCGAAGGCGAGATGAGAGTGAAAGCTAAAATAAGATATTCGGCAAAGGAAGCCGATGCCTTGATCATGCCTTATGATTCCGGCAGGGTAAAAGTGGTGTTTGACCAGCCTCAAAGAGCTATCACTCCGGGACAGTCAGTCGTGTTCTATGATGGTGATACAGTTGTCGGAGGCGGAGTTATAGAAAGCTGA
- the nifU gene encoding Fe-S cluster assembly scaffold protein NifU, translating to MYSEKVMDHFTNPRNVGEIENADGVGQVGNPKCGDIMKMYLKIENGVIKDAKFKTFGCGAAVATSSMATELVKGKTIEEALKITNKAVADALDGLPPVKMHCSNLAEEAIRAAIDDYMVKNGLKDSSDANNACGRRCDDIHHHHDEELDED from the coding sequence ATGTATAGTGAAAAAGTAATGGACCACTTTACAAATCCAAGAAATGTAGGAGAAATAGAAAACGCAGACGGAGTAGGTCAGGTTGGAAATCCGAAATGCGGAGATATAATGAAAATGTATCTTAAGATAGAAAACGGCGTAATCAAGGATGCCAAGTTCAAAACCTTCGGATGTGGTGCGGCTGTTGCTACCAGCAGCATGGCTACGGAGCTTGTAAAAGGGAAGACCATTGAAGAAGCCCTGAAGATTACCAACAAAGCAGTCGCTGATGCTCTGGATGGGCTTCCGCCAGTAAAGATGCACTGTTCAAACCTTGCCGAGGAAGCAATAAGAGCAGCCATCGATGACTACATGGTAAAAAACGGCTTGAAGGACAGCAGTGATGCAAACAATGCCTGTGGCAGAAGATGTGATGACATACATCACCACCACGATGAAGAACTGGACGAGGATTAA
- a CDS encoding DUF4886 domain-containing protein — MIKVIAIGNSFSVDAVEYLRDIAAAGGVDMLVGNLYIGGCSLKTHWNNACSDAKAYIYYRFDKNTREETSDVSIREALESEEWDIVTMQQASYDSGVYGTYEPYLSNLSRYVRNIRPMAEQVIHQTWAYEIDSDHEGFLNYNKDQLIMFNALKDAYSKAAKSLGARIIPCGEAIQKARASHLFDYANGGKSLCRDGFHASIPQGRYLLGAVWYEFLTGKSILENPFVPYDENTSSSPTLEELAVLKQCAHEAVLQYR; from the coding sequence ATGATAAAAGTGATTGCGATAGGAAACAGCTTTTCTGTAGATGCGGTTGAATACTTGAGGGATATTGCTGCAGCCGGCGGTGTAGACATGCTGGTGGGCAACTTGTATATAGGGGGATGCAGCCTTAAGACCCATTGGAATAATGCCTGCAGTGACGCTAAAGCATATATTTATTACAGGTTTGATAAAAACACCAGAGAAGAAACATCCGATGTTTCTATTAGAGAAGCGCTGGAAAGCGAAGAATGGGATATCGTAACAATGCAGCAGGCAAGCTATGATAGCGGTGTGTACGGCACATATGAACCATACCTTTCAAATTTGTCGAGATATGTGAGGAATATTCGGCCGATGGCTGAACAGGTTATCCATCAGACATGGGCATACGAAATTGACAGTGACCATGAAGGTTTTTTAAATTACAATAAGGATCAATTGATAATGTTTAATGCCTTAAAGGATGCTTACAGCAAGGCTGCAAAATCACTGGGGGCACGGATTATACCCTGTGGTGAGGCAATTCAGAAAGCGAGGGCATCTCATCTGTTTGATTATGCCAACGGAGGAAAATCCCTCTGCAGAGATGGTTTTCATGCCAGCATACCTCAGGGCAGATATTTGCTGGGTGCTGTTTGGTACGAGTTTCTGACGGGAAAAAGCATACTGGAAAACCCCTTCGTGCCTTATGATGAAAATACCTCATCTTCCCCTACTTTGGAAGAACTGGCTGTGCTGAAGCAATGCGCCCATGAAGCGGTTTTGCAGTATAGATGA
- a CDS encoding GntR family transcriptional regulator encodes MELDRGKAAIPLYLQIAGQIAQAIEKGEYTQGQIIPSEKQLEEMYSVSRMTVRLAIGELVNKGYVERMRGIGTVVTYGKIEEKLKRVISFSDEMKLHGIIMQTSFCEIKPVQASETVAKNLNVDVKSTVLELTRVRCANNKPLVYSTTYLKKTDLPLDADLYKDSLYKFLQNEYNINITRAGDILEASLAEGVIAKRLEVAQGFPTFKRTRVAYDQYDNEVEYTICYYPGDKYRYFVNL; translated from the coding sequence ATGGAATTAGACAGAGGAAAAGCTGCGATACCTTTATATTTGCAAATAGCCGGACAGATTGCACAAGCAATAGAAAAGGGCGAATATACACAAGGGCAAATCATTCCCAGTGAAAAGCAGTTGGAAGAAATGTATAGCGTCAGTAGAATGACTGTAAGATTAGCAATCGGAGAGCTGGTAAACAAAGGCTATGTGGAACGAATGAGAGGAATAGGAACCGTTGTTACCTATGGCAAAATTGAAGAAAAGCTAAAGCGGGTTATTAGCTTTTCTGATGAAATGAAATTGCATGGCATTATTATGCAAACCAGCTTTTGTGAAATAAAACCGGTTCAAGCCAGTGAAACAGTTGCTAAAAATCTTAATGTTGACGTTAAATCCACTGTTTTGGAGCTGACAAGGGTTAGATGCGCAAATAATAAACCTCTGGTTTACTCAACAACCTACCTAAAAAAAACGGACTTGCCGTTGGACGCTGACTTGTATAAGGACTCTTTGTACAAGTTCCTGCAGAATGAATATAACATAAACATCACAAGGGCGGGAGATATACTTGAAGCAAGCCTTGCAGAAGGAGTTATTGCAAAAAGACTGGAGGTTGCTCAAGGTTTTCCAACCTTTAAAAGAACAAGAGTAGCATATGACCAATATGATAACGAGGTTGAGTACACAATTTGCTATTATCCCGGAGATAAATACAGATATTTTGTAAACCTTTGA